ccttccaccctcagcggatgataatctcgaaacgcctctcgagtgtctcctcactcctcttccaccctcacctccatcctcagcagataagacacctgccgagtttctggtctatccccttccaccctcagcggatgatgatctcgaaatgcctctcgagtgtctcctcactcctcttccaccctcacctccatcctcagctccaccctcagcggatgatgagacacctgccgagtttgtggtctatccccttccaccctcagcggatgatgatctcgaaatgcctctcgagtgtctcctcactcctcttccaccctcacctccatcctcagctccaccctcagcggatgatgagaCACTTGCCGAGTTTGTGGTCTAtctccttccaccctcagcggatgatgatctcgaaacgcctctcgagtgtctcctcactcctcttccaccctcatctccatcctcagctccaccctcagtgGATGATAAGACACCTGACGAGTTTGTGGTCTATCCGCTTCCACCCTCAgtggatgataatctcgaaacgcctctcgagtgtctcctcactcctcttccaccctcacctccatcctcagcggatgataagacacctgccgagtttctggtctatccccttccaccctcagcggatgatgatctcgaaacgcctctcgagtgtctcctcactcctcttccaccctcagctccaccctcagctccaccctcagtggatgataatctcaagacacctcccttagctactcaggaggctgaggcagaaaaaccaccgaaacccgagaggcggagggccactgacgtggaaccaccacacaaacccgagaggcggagggctgCTGACCTGGAATCGCcactgaaacccgagaggcggagcggcgctgacgcgcagccatcacggaaacccgagaggcggagggccgctgacctggaatcaccaccgaaacccgagaggcggagcaccgctgacgtgcaaccatcaccgaaacccgagaggcggagcaccgctgacgcgcagccatcaccgaaacccgagaggcggagcgccgctgacctggaatcaccaccgaaacccgagaggcggagcgccgctgacgcgcagccgtcgccaaaacccgagaggcggagcgccgctgacgcgcagccgtcgccgaaacccgagaggcggagcgccgctgacgcgcagccgtcgccgaaacccgagaggcggagctccgctgacgcgcagccttcgccgaaacctgagaggcggagggccgctgacctggaatcgccaccgaaacccgagaggcggagcgccgctgacgcgcagccatcaccgaaacctgagaggcggagcgctgctgacctggaatcaccaccgaaacccgagaggcggagcgccgctgaggcgcagccgtcgccgaaacccgagaggcggagcgccgctgaggcgcagccatcgccgaaacctgagaggcggagcgccgctgacctggaatcaccaccgaaacccgagaggcggagcgccgctgaggcgcagccgtcgccgagacccgagaggcggagcgccgctgacctggaatcaccatcgaaacccgagaggcggagggccgctgacgcgcaagcatcaccgaaacccgagaggcggagcgccgttgacgcgcagccgtcgccgaaacccgagaggcggagcgcctctgacgcgcagccgtcgccgaaacccgagaggtggagcgccgctgacacgcagccatcaccgaaacctgagaggcggagcgccgctgacgcgcaaccatcaccgaaacccgagaggcggaggaccgctgacctggaatcaccactgaaacccgagaggcggagggccgctgacctggaatcaccaccgaaacccgagaggcggagcgccgctgacgcgcaaccatcaccgaaacccgagaggcagagcgccgctgacgcgcagccgtcgccgaaacccgagaggcggagcgccgctgaggcgcagccgtcgccgaaacctgagaggcagagcgccgctgacctggaatcaccaccgaaacccgagaggcggagcgccgctgaggcgcagccgtcgccgaaacccgagaggcggagtgctgctgacctggaatcaccaccgaaacccgagaggcggagggccgctgacgcgcaagcatcaccgaaacccgagaggcggagcgcctctggcgcgcagccgtcgccgaaacccgagaggcggagggccgctgacctggaatcaccaccgaaacccgagaggcagagcgccgctgacgcgcagccatcactgaaacccgagaggcggagtgccgctgacgcgcagccgtcgccgaaacccgagatgcggagcgccgctgaggcgcagccgtcgccgaaacccgagaggcggagcgccgctgaggcgcagccgtcgccgaaacccaagaggcggagcgccgctgaggcgcagccgtcgccgaaacctgagaggcggagcgccgctgacctggaatcaccaccgaaacccgagaggtggagcgccgctgacgcgcagccatcaccgaaacctgagaggcagagcgccgctgacgcgcagccatcactgaaacccgagaggcggagtgccactgacgcgcagccgtcgccgaaacccgagatgcggagcgccgctgaggcgcagccgtcgccgaaacccgagaggcggagcgccgctgaggcgcagccgtcgccgaaacccgagaggcggagcgccgctgaggcgcagccgtcgccgaaacccgagaggcggagcgccgctgaggcgcagccgtcgccgaaacccgagaggcggagggccgctgacgcgcAAGCATCACCAAAACCCGAGAGGCGTAGGGCtgctgacgcgcaaccatcaccgaaacccgagaggcagagggccgctgacctggaatcaccaccgaaacccgagaggcggagcgccgctgacgcgcaaccatcaccgaaacccgagaggcggaggaccgctgacctggaatcaccactgaaacccgagaggcggagggccgctgacctggaatcaccaccgaaacctgagaggcggagcgctgctgacgcgcaaccatcaccgaaacccgagaggcagagcgccgctgacgcgcagccatcaccgaaacccgagaggcggagtgccgctgacgcgcagccatcaccgaaacctgagaggcggaaggctgctgacctggaatcaccaccgaaacccgagaggtggagggccGCTGACAGGGAACGGCCACGCAAACCCCCACgcaaacccaagaggtggagggcCGCTGACAGGGAACGGCCACGCAAACCCCCAcgcaaacccaagaggcggagcgccgctgaggcgcagccgtcgccgaaacccgagaggcggagcgccactGACGCGGAATCTCCAcgcaaacccaagaggcggagggccgctgacgtgaaaccatcatcacccgaacccaagaggcggagggtcacTGACGTGGAACCGCCACacaaacccaagaggcggagggctgCTGACGTGGGACGGCCACGCAAACCCCCAcgcaaacccaagaggcggagcgccgctaaGGCGCAGCCgccgccgaaacccgagaggcggagcgccgctgacctgcagccgtcgccgaaacccgagaggcggagcgccgctgacgcgcagccgtcgccgaaacccgagaggcggagcgccgctgacgcgcagccgtcgccgaaacccgagaggcggagcgccgctgaggcgcagccgtcgccgaaacccgagaggcggagcgccgctgacgcgcagccgtcgccaaaacccgagaggcggagcgccgctgacctgcagccgtcgccgaaacccgagaggcggagcgccgctgacgcgcagccgtcgccgaaacccgagaggcggagcgccgctgaggcgcagccgtcgccgaaacccgagaggcggagcgccgctgacgcgcagccttcgccgaaacctgagaggcggagcgctGCTGagctggaatcaccaccgaaacccgagaggcggagcgccgctgaggcgcagccgtcgccgaaacccgagaggcggagtgccgctgaggcgcagccgtcgccgaaacctgagaggcggagcgccgctgacctggaatcaccaccgaaacccgagacgcggagcgccgctgacctggaatcaccaccgaaacccgagacgCGGAGcaccgctgacgcgcagccatcatcgaaacctgagaggcggagcgccgctgacctggaatcaccaccgaaacccgagaggcagagcgctgctgacgcgcagccgtcgccgaaatctgagaggcggagcgccgctgacgcgcagccgtcgccgaaacccgagaggcggagcgccgctgacgcggaACCGCCTcgcaaacccaagaggcggagggcagCTGACAttgaaccatcatcacccgaacccaagaggcggagggtcggTGACGTGGAACTGCCACGCAAACCCAAGAGGCCGAGGGCTGCCGACGTGGAACCATCATtacctgaacccaagaggcggagagTCGGTGACGTGGAACTGCCACGCAAACGCAAGAGGCCGCCGGCCGCCGACGTGGAACCATCAttacccgaacccaagaggcggagggtcggtgacgtgcaaccatcatcacccggacgcaagaggcggaggttgaattAGCTGAGAAcaggccattgcactcaagcctgagcagtaaaaataaaactgagtagaacaaaataaaaagatcaaaaaacaaaacccacactccaaaaacaaagaataaataaataatataaaaataaaataaatactgcagTCCTTATGTTATTGCTTTGTTTCGATATCTGGTATGATTGCTTGAGGGACCTGAGGTTTTTAATCATGGGGGTTGTTTTAATCTTTAGAAGTGGTtggttatgtaaaatattattattattttttgagacgattttgctgtgtcacccaggctggagtgcagtggcttgatcacagctcactgcagcctcaacctcctgggcttcaagcaatcctcctgcctcagcctcccaagtagctgggatcacagatgtgtgccaccacgcctggccaatgttaaaaaatcctttaacttttgtgtagagatgcactcctggactcaagcgatcctcctacttgtCCCGACCACCAGCCCCTTTCTGATAAACACTTACACTGTTTATTATCTGATGCCATTTCTATCTTCTTCCTTGTCGTCCAGACATCAAATAATTAGCTTTCTTCAGGGGTTTCTTTTTCAAGTGCTCAGTGTTAAAGATCACTCACATTAGGGCCAGACaccacggctcatgcctgtaatcccagcactttgggaggccgaggcgggcagagcacttgaggtggggagtttgagaccagcccggccaacttggtgaaaccccacctctactgaaaaaaatacaaaaattagctgggcgtgatggtgcatgcctgtagtcctagccacttgggaggctgaggcatgagaatcgcttgaacccaggaggcagaggttgtagtgagccaagatcacatcagcacactctagcctgggtgacagagcgagactctgcctcaaaaaataaataaaataaatatcacttaCATTAGCTATACCCAAGGGGTGGTCTATAGAGACTTGGAAGCAGTGGTTATGGCAACAGGGGCACGGAAGTCATCTGGCTATGCCAGCGTGCCCAGGGGATACTCGGGGTGGGTGGCATGGTGCTGCTGGGGACTCACCGCACAGGACGCTCTGGTTGACGCACTGCCAGGAGTAGCGCTCTGTCTTGGGGCTGCAGCCGGCCTCCTCAGCTCGAGTGTAACAACAGTCGTGGCCATGGCAGCACCTGCGGATGTCACATGGGCAGGACAGCAGGTGGGTGGAGCTCTCTCCTGGCCCTCCTCTTGCCAGGACCATGGGTGACTGAAGACCCCCAGGGAGGCACAGCATCCTCttatctaagtttttttttttttttttttttttttttttttttaagagacagggactttctctgtcgcccaggctggactgcagaggcacgatcatagctcacggcagccttgaactcctgggctcaagcgatcctcccacttcagtgtcccgagtagctgagactacaggcacacgccagcatgcccggctggttttttaatttgtatttcctttgagacagcgtatctctctgttgctcaggctggagtgcagtggctcaatcagctcactttagccttgaactcccgggctcaagtgatactgccacctcaacctcccaagtctgCTACTACAGGAACACAAACTCCtttcaaatgctgggattacaggtgggagctactgTACACCTGGCCTTATGTAAGCTGTTTCCCTGAAAATCCCCGACTTGGGTAATGATTCCATTGGCCCCACCATGCCCTGTCCTGCCTTCCTGGCTGTGCCCAAGCTtggtccctgcctgcctgcctgcctccctctctgggtCTCGAGCTCCTGTGACACAtgactcctctctcttcctggagTGATCCAAGCCCTGCCACTTCCTGACTTTGCCCACACTGTACCGTCTGCCTGGGGCAACTTCATGTCTGCCCATTGACCCTTAGGCCTCAGCCCAGGCACAAGCCCCTGCCTCCGGAGGTCATccaggcctcaccaggctacaCCCTCTCGTAAAATTGGATtctctcccttcaggacaggtTTATAATGAAATCCTCctcagaggccaggtgcggtgacacccatctgtaatcccagcactttgggaggctgaggtgggaggatcacttgaggccagggggtcgagaccagcctgggcaacataagagagactcttgtctctcttgtctctataacaaatttaaaaattagctcaccaggccaggctcagtggctcatgcctgtaatcccaacactttgagaggccgaggcaggtggatcacgaggtcaggagttcgagagcagcctgaccaacacggcgaaaccctgtctctactaaacatacaaaattagccaggcatggtggcacgcacctgtaatcccagctactcgggaggctgaggtaggagaattgcttgaacccaggaggtggaggttgcggtgagccaagatcacgccattgcagtccagcctgagcaacagagcaagactctgtctcgagagaataaaaacacacaaaaaattaactcgccaggatggcacatgcctatagtcctagctacttgggaggctgaggtgggaggattcccttcagcccaggagtttgaggctgcagtgagccactgtgattgtgccactgcactctaacctgggcaaaagcgagaccccaggctagagtgcatgattttgggtcactgcaacctccacctcccaggttcaagtgattctcctgcctcagcctcttgagtagctgggactacaggcatgtgccaccacgcctgggtaatttttgtatttttagtagaggcagggtttagtagagaccatggtgaaaccccatctctattaaacaaATCTCTactaaccccatctctacaaaaaacagctgggcgtggtagtgcacacctgtaattccagctacttgggaggctgaggcacgagaatcatttgcatcttggaggcagagtttgcagtgagctgagatcgcaccactgcactccagctgggatgacagagcaagaccctgtctcaaaaaaaaagaaaaaggaacaaacaacagcaacaacaacaaaaaacctctgTGTCAATCACAGCCTTCGAGCTAGGGGAGAGGCGGCCGAATTCTGCCCTCTGCTAATGAGCTATAGCTTTGTGGAAATGGGCGAGTGGCGTGCCCTTGTGAGCCTCAgggccccatctgtaaaatgggcataactgTCATGCCCGTCTTTAAGAACAGCCTTGGGGGTAAATGAGTGGAACTCATGGGAAGATCTCAGCCCACAACCTTCCACAGAACAGGCGCTTCTCACACAGTAAGTAGCAGGAGTGCAGAGGCTGCAGGCATGAAtccagccagactgcctgggttcaagtcccagctcccACGTCTTGGTAACTAAGTGGCCTCAGACAAGTTActtagtatttcttctttttttttttttttttttttttttcagacggagttttgctctgtcacccaggctggagtgcagtggtgtgatctcggctcactgcaacctccgcctcccgggttcaagcaattctcctgcctcagcttcctgagtagctggaattacaggcacctgccaccacacccagctaatttttgtatttttagtagagacagggtttcaccttcttggccaggatggtctcgaactcctgacctcgtgatctgcctgcctcagcctcccaaagtactgggattataggcgtgagccaccgcacctggacatgttacttaatatttctgtgccttggtttcttcatctgtgaaatgggattgtTGTGAGAACGCAAAGGGATTCCCAGGGCAGTTCCTAGTGCATAGTCTGgctgcctttgtgtgtgtgtgtgtgtgtgtgtgtgcatgtgtgtatgtgtttaatatagagacagggtctcactatgttgcctaggctggtttcaaactcctgggctccagtgatcc
This sequence is a window from Gorilla gorilla gorilla isolate KB3781 chromosome 18, NHGRI_mGorGor1-v2.1_pri, whole genome shotgun sequence. Protein-coding genes within it:
- the LOC115931062 gene encoding LOW QUALITY PROTEIN: titin (The sequence of the model RefSeq protein was modified relative to this genomic sequence to represent the inferred CDS: inserted 3 bases in 2 codons) translates to MPMRVPEEVTLRNPGSSGRKERPEAGTGSWLGRTRNQVINTLADHHHRGTDFGGSPWLDIIIEFPRSYKVVIILWTVYLWLSFLKTIFQSENGHDGSTDVQQRAWRSNRRRQEGNKIGRKDVITLWRHVKTKVRAKIRKMKVTTKINHHDKINGKRKTTKKQKMFQRAQELRRRAEDYHKRKIPPSARKPLCNWVRMAAAEHRHSSGLPHWPYLTAETLKNRMGHQPPPPTQQHSITDNSLSLKTRAECLVYPLPPSADDNLTTPPECFLTPLPPSAPPSAPPSADDNLKTPPLATQEAEAEKPPKPERQRAADVEPPPKPERRRAGDVQPSRKPERRRAADVQPSRKPERRRAADVQPSRKPERRRAADVQPSRKPERRRAADVEPAPKPERRRAAVDDKTPAEFLVYPLPPSADDNLETPLECLLTPLPPSPPSSADDKTPAEFLVYPLPPSADDDLEMPLECLLTPLPPSPPSSAPPSADDDLEMPLECLLTPLPPSPPSSAPPSADDDLEMPLECLLTPLPPSPPSSAPPSADDDLEMPLECLLTPLAPSPPSSAPPSADDETPAEFVVYPLPPSADDDLEMPLECLLTPLPPSPPSSAPPSADDDLEMPLECLLTPLPPSPPSSAPPSADDDLEMPLECLLTPLPPSPPSSAPPSADDDIEMPLECLLTPLPPSPPSSAPPSADDETLAEFVVYLLPPSADDDLETPLECLLTPLAPSPPSSAPPSADDETPAEFVVYPLPPSADDDLEMPLECLLTPLPPSPPSSAXHPQRMMISKCLSSVSSLLFHPHLHPQLHPQRMMISKCLSSVSSLLFHPHLHPQLHPQRMMISKCLSSVSSLLFHPHLHPQLHPQRMMISKCLSSVSSLLFHPHLHPQLHPQRMMRHLPSLWHISFHPQRMMISKCLSSVSSLLFHPHLHPQLHPQRMMRHLPSLWSXPLPPSADDNLETPLECLLTPLPPSPPSSADKTPAEFLVYPLPPSADDDLEMPLECLLTPLPPSPPSSAPPSADDETPAEFVVYPLPPSADDDLEMPLECLLTPLPPSPPSSAPPSADDETLAEFVVYLLPPSADDDLETPLECLLTPLPPSSPSSAPPSVDDKTPDEFVVYPLPPSVDDNLETPLECLLTPLPPSPPSSADDKTPAEFLVYPLPPSADDDLETPLECLLTPLPPSAPPSAPPSVDDNLKTPPLATQEAEAEKPPKPERRRATDVEPPHKPERRRAADLESPLKPERRSGADAQPSRKPERRRAADLESPPKPERRSTADVQPSPKPERRSTADAQPSPKPERRSAADLESPPKPERRSAADAQPSPKPERRSAADAQPSPKPERRSAADAQPSPKPERRSSADAQPSPKPERRRAADLESPPKPERRSAADAQPSPKPERRSAADLESPPKPERRSAAEAQPSPKPERRSAAEAQPSPKPERRSAADLESPPKPERRSAAEAQPSPRPERRSAADLESPSKPERRRAADAQASPKPERRSAVDAQPSPKPERRSASDAQPSPKPERWSAADTQPSPKPERRSAADAQPSPKPERRRTADLESPLKPERRRAADLESPPKPERRSAADAQPSPKPERQSAADAQPSPKPERRSAAEAQPSPKPERQSAADLESPPKPERRSAAEAQPSPKPERRSAADLESPPKPERRRAADAQASPKPERRSASGAQPSPKPERRRAADLESPPKPERQSAADAQPSLKPERRSAADAQPSPKPEMRSAAEAQPSPKPERRSAAEAQPSPKPKRRSAAEAQPSPKPERRSAADLESPPKPERWSAADAQPSPKPERQSAADAQPSLKPERRSATDAQPSPKPEMRSAAEAQPSPKPERRSAAEAQPSPKPERRSAAEAQPSPKPERRSAAEAQPSPKPERRRAADAQASPKPERRRAADAQPSPKPERQRAADLESPPKPERRSAADAQPSPKPERRRTADLESPLKPERRRAADLESPPKPERRSAADAQPSPKPERQSAADAQPSPKPERRSAADAQPSPKPERRKAADLESPPKPERWRAADRERPRKPPRKPKRWRAADRERPRKPPRKPKRRSAAEAQPSPKPERRSATDAESPRKPKRRRAADVKPSSPEPKRRRVTDVEPPHKPKRRRAADVGRPRKPPRKPKRRSAAKAQPPPKPERRSAADLQPSPKPERRSAADAQPSPKPERRSAADAQPSPKPERRSAAEAQPSPKPERRSAADAQPSPKPERRSAADLQPSPKPERRSAADAQPSPKPERRSAAEAQPSPKPERRSAADAQPSPKPERRSAAELESPPKPERRSAAEAQPSPKPERRSAAEAQPSPKPERRSAADLESPPKPETRSAADLESPPKPETRSTADAQPSSKPERRSAADLESPPKPERQSAADAQPSPKSERRSAADAQPSPKPERRSAADAEPPRKPKRRRAADIEPSSPEPKRRRVGDVELPRKPKRPRAADVEPSLPEPKRRRVGDVELPRKRKRPPAADVEPSLPEPKRRRVGDVQPSSPGRKRRRLN